The Halostagnicola larsenii XH-48 region GCCGATCGAGTTCGTAGGCAAAGAGCAGGTTCGCCAGCTTCGACTGGGCGTAGGCGTCGTACCGGTTGTACTCCGCTTCGCCCTGGAGGTCGTCGAAGTCGATCTCGCCGCGCTCGTGGAGGCCGCTCGAGACGGTCACGATGCGGGCGTCGGTCGCGAGGCGATCGAACAGGACGGCGGTGAGCGCGAAGTGTCCGAGGTGGTTGACGCCGAACTGCATCTCGTACCCTTGTGCCGTCTCTCGCCGCGGAATCGCCATCACGCCCGCGTTGTTCACCAGCACGTCGATTTCGCCACTCGACGAATCGCCGTCGCGGTCGACCGCCTCGTCGAATCGCTCGGGGAACGCTCGAACCGACTCGAGGTCCGCGAGATCCAGTTCCGCGACGACGAGTTCGCCGTCGGCGTCGGGATCGATGTCGTCCAGGATCTCCGCGGCGGCCGACTCGCCGCGGTCGACGCTCCGACAGGCCATGACGACCGTCGCGCCGCGGTCGGCGAGCACTCGAGTCGCTTCGAAGCCGATGCCGCTGTTCGCGCCGGTGACGACGACGGTTCGCCCCGACTGGTCCGGAACGTCGGCCGCGGTCCAGCTCATACCCCTGCTACGGACTACAGCCGTTTGATAGCTCGGGTGGCGGCGGCCGCCGCCGACTCCCGCGTCGGCGACGCTGCGTTTCGAAACCGGGGCACTCCGTCTCTATTGTCCTCGAGACGTCATCCCAGTCAGGCCTCGAGATGTTTGATCCGCGCGTACCGACCGGCTCGCCAGCCGGCGACGAGCGCGACGACCGTTCCGACGACGGCGGCGAGGACGAACCCGACGAGGTAGACCTCGAGGGGCGTCCGAAGGAGCCGTTCGAAGCCGATAACATCGGTCACGATCCGGTTCAGCCCCGCTGCAAGCGCCGGCGTAGCGGCGAGGCCGACGACCCCGCCGAGCAGTCCGATGACGAGCCCCTGCGCGCCGATCGTTCCCGCGAGGACCCACCTCGAGAGGCCGATCGCCCGCAGTGCCGCCAGTTCCTCGCGCTGCTGGGAGGCGACGAGTGCGAACAGGTTCACGGTCAGGACGACGCCGCCGACGACGGCGAGGCCGACCAGCGTTAGCCCGCTTGCAAGGACGAGCGGCCGCTTCTCGGCCATCGCGCCGATCTGTTCGTTGCTCGCCCGAACGTCGTACTCCGGGTACGCCGTGTCGATATCGGCCGCAACCGCCTGCGGGTCCTCTCCCGACGCGGCGTCCGCGGTGACGAACGTCGCCCGGTCGGTCCCGGACGTGCCGGCGACCGCCAGCAGATCGGGGAGCGGAACGGCCGCCGTTTCCGATCCCAGATACTGCGAGTAGTACCCGGAGGTGCCGACGACGGTGAACTCGTACTCCGGCGCGGACTGCCTGCTGGTACCGAGATAGACTGTATCGCCCGGCGATGCGTCGAGCCGATCGGCCGTCGCCGGATCGAGGACGACCTCCTCGGTCGTCGGCTCGCCCTCGGTCATGGCTTGCTCGGCCGCTTCCTCCTCGATTTCGAACCCGCCGCCGTCCCGAAAGTCGAACCCCGAATGCGTCTGCGGGACGCCGACCGCGGACGTTCGGTCCAACTCCTCGGGATCCGTCCCGATGTAGACCTCGTACATCGCGATCGGGGAGGCGGAACTCACGTCGTCGCGCTCCTCGAGGTCGGCCGTCACCTGGTGTGCGCCGCCGATGGGGTTCGACGTTCCGCTCGCGGCGGGATCGATCGGGTCGCTCGAGACCCAGATGTCGCGGTTGGCGTTCTCGAGGCCGTCCTCGCCGATGGCGACGACGCCGACGCCGAGACTCGCAAGCAGCGTCACCGAGAGGACGACGAGCGCCACCGCGAGCACGGAGAGGACGGTTCGCCTGGGAGAGCGACGAATCTGGGCGAACGCGACGCCGACGACGGCGCTCGCTCGAGCGCTCATCCGTCGAAGACCGCCCACCGCACCCAGCGCCGCCCCGATCCGCCGAATCATCGCCCCACCTCCGTCAAGACCGAGGTTCTGGCTGCGATCACGAGCGGGTACGGGACCGCGAGCACGCCGGCGACGAGCGCGACTGCGAGCGCGTACGGGACGAACACCGGGTGCGCCATCGCCACGCTACCAGAGGCGACGGTTGCCCCGGCGACCGCGTTGATCGCGAGGATTCCGAGCGCGCCGAGGACGATCCCGATCACGGCACCACACAGGGTTGCGACCACCGTCGTGGTGGCGACGACGACCAGTCGACCCGACAGCGAGATTCCGACCGTCTGCAGGACGGCGAGCGTTCGACGATCCTGATCGACGGCCATCCCCATCGTCGTCGCGACGAACGACGCACAGATCGTCACGCCGATCAGCAAGGCGATTGCGCTCGTCGCGAACGCCAGCCCGTCGTCGAACAGCGCCGACGGATCTCCGCCACTGGTGGACTCGACGGATGCACCCGGATAGACGTCTTCAGCCGCCGATTCCGCCGCCGCGGGCTCGCCCCACACGAGGATCCGATCCGCGAGCTGGTCGTCGCCGCTGCCGGCGAACGTCTGTAACTCGCTCAGGTGGACCAGCGCGACCGGCGCGTCGCCCTCGCCCGCCGCTCCGGTGTCGTCGACCGCGGAAACGGTCAGCGATGGTACGTCCATATCGGACTGCCCGCTCGAGACGGTCCGTTCGTCGCCTTCCGAGGCGTCCAGCCGATCCGCCGCGCTGGGCGAGAGCACGAGCTGTCGTTCCGTCGGCCCCGCGTAGGACCCGTCGTCGTAGTGAGAATCCCCCGACTCGAGGCCGGTAGTCGAGAGGCCCGCAACGGTCCGGGAGGTGTCGTCCGGTACGACTCCCACGAGGAGGATGGTCCGTGTGTCACCGTCGGGTGACTCGAACTTCGTCGGCTCGACGAGCACCGGCGAGGCGTGTTCGACTCCGTCTTCCGAGCGGATTTCAGCCGCTCGCTCGTTCGCCTCGCCGAGGCGCGAACTCTCGACGCCGTCGACGGCCGAGAGCGAACCGCTTCCCTCCGGTGCGATTTCCGCGTCCGCGTCGTCCGCCTGCATCGCTCCGTCGTCGGCAACCGCCAGCGCGATACCGCTGATACACAGGAGCAAGGCGATCGTGAGCGCGACGACCACGACCGCCATACGGATCCGACTCGAGTTGATTCGGGTCGGTCGGTGCCAGAGCCTGGCGATCGACACGCCGACGATGCCGCGCCAGCGGTGCCGTCGCTTCCCGCGGGCAGCGTCGATCACCGACTCGCCGTTCTCATCGTTCATCCTCGATCACCGCCCCGTCCCGGAGCGTCACGACCCGGTCGGCGACGGCGAGCGTCGCGGCGTCGTGAGAGGCGACGACGACGGCGCGGTCGCGCCCGACGTTCGTCAATAGTTCGAGCACGCTCGCGCCGGTTTCCGTATCGAGTTCGCCCGTCGGTTCGTCGGCGACGAGGATGTCGGGATCCGTCGACAGCGCCCGTGCGATCGCGACGCGCTGTCGCTCGCCGCCGCTGAGTTCCCCGGGCAGGTGCGTGGTCCGGTCCTCGAGGCCGACGTCCGTCAGCAGGTCAGTTGCACGCTCTCGACGCGCCGATTTCGGGAGGCCCGCCTGCACGAGCGGTAACGCGACGTTCGCGCGGGCCGAGAGCGACTCCAGCAGGTGAAAGCGCTGAAAGACGATCCCGACGTGGCGGCGACGGGCCTTCGTCCGCCCCCGATCGGACAGCGACGTGAGGTCGGTTCCAAGCACGGAGACGGTGCCGGCGGTGGGAACCAGCAGTCCCGCAACCGCGTGAAGAATCGTCGACTTGCCGCTGCCGCTCGGCCCCTCGAGCCCGAGCACCTCGCCCCGCTCCACGTCGATGGAAACCTCGCGAAGCGCGGTCACCGCCTGCTCGGAACGCGACCGAAATCGGCCGGTCGTCGAGCCGTACTCGTGACTGACGTTCTCGAGGCGGACGGCCGGGACCGACTCGTCCTCGGCCGTCGCCTCGGCTCCCCTCGAACTCGAGCGCCGGAGTGATCGGTTGCGAATCCTCACGGAGTACTCCGGCGGACGGGATCCGGGCCCATTGTTTCAGTCTCGCTTCCCGGAGACAGGCGGCGATTTCGAATCAACTGCGCGTCAGGAACGCAGATGGCTCCGTAGCGTCGTTACAATCGCTCGAGACGGGCGTACCCTCCGAACGTTTCGATTTTGAAACAGACCGGTCGTCGTCGGACCGAATGTGCCGACGAGACCGCCGGCCGAAGCCAGTTCGGTCCAGTCTTGGGTCTCGTGTTCGGTTCCCCTTCGGCCGTGAAACGGACTCGTACAGTCGCGTTGGGTCGCCGCTTGCGTGCGGTTTCGAGCGCACCGTCTCCGTCCGTGTATGTCTCGATTACACGAGCCCGATAATCGATCGGACGGGTTACGCGTCGCCAACAGGTGCGGCGTCAATCAGAGCGCAGTGAGCCGAACAAAAATAGCGCGGTCAGTCGGACAAAGGGGGGGCGCGTATCGGCTCGGACCTCACGGCGTTCCGTCCCGAAGCACCGACCGGTATCGCGTTCCCGCTTCGTCGTCGGCCTCTATCGCGTCCCGAATCGACGGCGAAATCCAGGCACCCTCCTCGGCACCCGCCGCGGGCGCGCCGTCGAACTCGGGCGTGCGAAGCGCCGGCTCGAGGAATCGCTCGTACACCGGGAGCCGTTCGCGGAGGGGAACGCCGGCCTCCGATGCGATATCCTCGAGTTCGCGCAGGGCGGGCCAGGCGTAGTCGGGATTGATGTGGTCGTCCGTGATCGGCGAAACCCCGCCCAGATCGTCGACGCCGCAGTCGAGGAGGTCGCGGGCGGGTGCGAGATTCGGCGGGACCTGCACCGAAATCTCTTCGGGAAGCGCGACTCGCACCATCGCGGTCACCCGGCGCATCGTCTCGAGGTCCGGCGTGTTGCCCGACCACCGCTCGTTTCGCGAGACCGGCTGAACGATCACCTCCTGAACGTGATCGTAGCGTTCGTGCATCTCGCGGATTGCGAGCAGGCTTTCGGCCCGGTCCGCCCACGATTCGCCGATCCCGACGAGGATTCCGGTCGTAAACGCCACGTCGAGTTCGCCCGCCGTCCGGATCGTTCGGAGGCGCTGGCCCGGGCTCTTCCGGCGCGGCCCCGCGTGGGCGTCGACGTCGGCCGTCGTCTCGAGCATCACACCCATGCTCGCGTTCACGTCCGCGACGGCTTCCATCTGCTCGCGCGTCTGGTCGCCGGGATTCGAGTGCGGGAGCAGTCCCTCCTCGAGGGCGACCTCGCAGGCCTCGCGCAGGTACGTGTGAATCGAGTCGTGGCCCCACTCTGCGAGTTGGTCGTGGATCTCCGTGTAGCGCTCGTCGGGGTCGTCGCCGAACGTGAAAAGCGCCTCCGTACAGCCGGCGTCGGCGCCGGTTCGGCAGATCTCTCGGACCTCCTCGAGCGAGAGCAGCGAGGCGTTCCCGGGGCCGTCGAAGTAGGTGCAGTACGTACAGGTGTAGCGACACGCCGTGGTCAGCGGAACGAACACGTTCCTGGCGAAACTGAGTTCCGGCGCTGGCCCGACGTCCTCGGGGGTGACGCCGCACAGTCGATCGACCGCCTCGTCGTCGATCGACAGCGAGATATCGTAGTCGCTCGCGCCGGGGATCATTCTATCTCGATCTGTCGTCGCTCGGCACATAAGCGCTTCACTTCGACCCGATTTCGGGGGAGATATCGTCGATTCGAGACCGCGATCGGCAGGGTCTCACGACTCAGGGTTCGACAGAGCGGACGACCTCGAGTCGTCCCTCTGTCGAATCGAGCTCGAAGCCGAACTCCCGCAGGCAGTCGGCGGTTCGTCCCGTTCCGTGAGCGAGCACCTCGACCAGATCCGCCGGCTCGTCGATGTCGGCCCCCAGCCGGAACGAATCGACCGTCTCGAGGGTTGCGCCGATATCGTCTGCGATCCGGCGGTG contains the following coding sequences:
- the cofG gene encoding 7,8-didemethyl-8-hydroxy-5-deazariboflavin synthase subunit CofG yields the protein MIPGASDYDISLSIDDEAVDRLCGVTPEDVGPAPELSFARNVFVPLTTACRYTCTYCTYFDGPGNASLLSLEEVREICRTGADAGCTEALFTFGDDPDERYTEIHDQLAEWGHDSIHTYLREACEVALEEGLLPHSNPGDQTREQMEAVADVNASMGVMLETTADVDAHAGPRRKSPGQRLRTIRTAGELDVAFTTGILVGIGESWADRAESLLAIREMHERYDHVQEVIVQPVSRNERWSGNTPDLETMRRVTAMVRVALPEEISVQVPPNLAPARDLLDCGVDDLGGVSPITDDHINPDYAWPALRELEDIASEAGVPLRERLPVYERFLEPALRTPEFDGAPAAGAEEGAWISPSIRDAIEADDEAGTRYRSVLRDGTP
- a CDS encoding ABC transporter permease, which gives rise to MIRRIGAALGAVGGLRRMSARASAVVGVAFAQIRRSPRRTVLSVLAVALVVLSVTLLASLGVGVVAIGEDGLENANRDIWVSSDPIDPAASGTSNPIGGAHQVTADLEERDDVSSASPIAMYEVYIGTDPEELDRTSAVGVPQTHSGFDFRDGGGFEIEEEAAEQAMTEGEPTTEEVVLDPATADRLDASPGDTVYLGTSRQSAPEYEFTVVGTSGYYSQYLGSETAAVPLPDLLAVAGTSGTDRATFVTADAASGEDPQAVAADIDTAYPEYDVRASNEQIGAMAEKRPLVLASGLTLVGLAVVGGVVLTVNLFALVASQQREELAALRAIGLSRWVLAGTIGAQGLVIGLLGGVVGLAATPALAAGLNRIVTDVIGFERLLRTPLEVYLVGFVLAAVVGTVVALVAGWRAGRYARIKHLEA
- a CDS encoding oxidoreductase, yielding MSWTAADVPDQSGRTVVVTGANSGIGFEATRVLADRGATVVMACRSVDRGESAAAEILDDIDPDADGELVVAELDLADLESVRAFPERFDEAVDRDGDSSSGEIDVLVNNAGVMAIPRRETAQGYEMQFGVNHLGHFALTAVLFDRLATDARIVTVSSGLHERGEIDFDDLQGEAEYNRYDAYAQSKLANLLFAYELDRRLESTPSNALSVGVHPGYADTSLQARAPEMSGSRARKLLMDVSNAVLAQSAAKGALSTLYAATASDVQGGEYYGPGGFMNMRGAPERQRSAEQSYDRETARKLWTVSEELTGVKFDIAARVDDTESVDHQTGEN
- a CDS encoding ABC transporter ATP-binding protein, with protein sequence MRNRSLRRSSSRGAEATAEDESVPAVRLENVSHEYGSTTGRFRSRSEQAVTALREVSIDVERGEVLGLEGPSGSGKSTILHAVAGLLVPTAGTVSVLGTDLTSLSDRGRTKARRRHVGIVFQRFHLLESLSARANVALPLVQAGLPKSARRERATDLLTDVGLEDRTTHLPGELSGGERQRVAIARALSTDPDILVADEPTGELDTETGASVLELLTNVGRDRAVVVASHDAATLAVADRVVTLRDGAVIEDER
- a CDS encoding ABC transporter permease, giving the protein MNDENGESVIDAARGKRRHRWRGIVGVSIARLWHRPTRINSSRIRMAVVVVALTIALLLCISGIALAVADDGAMQADDADAEIAPEGSGSLSAVDGVESSRLGEANERAAEIRSEDGVEHASPVLVEPTKFESPDGDTRTILLVGVVPDDTSRTVAGLSTTGLESGDSHYDDGSYAGPTERQLVLSPSAADRLDASEGDERTVSSGQSDMDVPSLTVSAVDDTGAAGEGDAPVALVHLSELQTFAGSGDDQLADRILVWGEPAAAESAAEDVYPGASVESTSGGDPSALFDDGLAFATSAIALLIGVTICASFVATTMGMAVDQDRRTLAVLQTVGISLSGRLVVVATTTVVATLCGAVIGIVLGALGILAINAVAGATVASGSVAMAHPVFVPYALAVALVAGVLAVPYPLVIAARTSVLTEVGR